The Spinacia oleracea cultivar Varoflay chromosome 2, BTI_SOV_V1, whole genome shotgun sequence DNA segment atgttttatggatctgctagattagtcaatggactttatttattagatcacgacaaacaagtatataacataaataccaaaaaggccaaaaaggatgattcagatctcacctatctgtggcattgtcgattaggccatataaacttgaaacgcttagaaagacttcaaagagaaggaattctagaaccatttgacttagaggattatggtaaatgcgaatcatgtttacttggcaaaatgacaaagcaacctttctctaaagttggagaaagagaaaatgaactattgggtttaatccatacagatgtatgtggaccaatgagtacaaatgctagaggtggtttcagctactttatcactttcactgatgacttcagtaggtatggttatgtctacctaatgaagcataagtctgaatcctttgacaaattcaaggaatttcagagtgaagtagagaatcaattaggcaagaagatcaaggcactgcggtctgatagaggcggtgaatatctgagctatgaatttgatgaccatctgaaagaatgtggaattctatcagaattgactcctcctggaacaccacaatggaacggtgtgtcagaacggaggaacagaaccttgctagacatggtcaggtcaatgatgggtcaggccgaacttccattagaattttggggacatgcactaaatacagctgcactcactataaatagagctccgtctaaagctgtcgaaaagactccatacgaattatggtttggaaagcctccaaatgtgtcttttcttaagatttggggatgtgaagtttacgtcaaacgattaatttcagacaaacttcatccaaaatctgacaaatgtatccttgtgggctatccaaaggaaacaaaggggtattacttctacaatacatctgagaacaaagtgtttgttgctcgagatggtgtctttttggagaaagatcacatttccaaaatgacaagtgggagaaaagtagacctcgaagaaattcgagtcgaacaacaaactctagagaatgctcaagatgacattcaggatgaaactcagagatctttagaagaatctggtgagaatcatggtcaatctagaaatgttaccccgcgtagatcgcaaagatatagatctcaaccggaaaggtacttaggtattttgacgaacgagagctatgacgttctattacttgaaagtgatgaacctgcgacttacaagcaagctatgacgagccctagctccaagcaatggcaagaagccatgcaatctgaattagactccatgtctgaaaaccaagtatgggatttggtcgatttgccagatggctaccaagccattggaagcaaatgggttttcaaactgaaaaaggacaaggatgggaaacttgaagttttcaaagctagattggttgcgaaaggttacaggcaagtccacggtgtggattacgatgaaaccttttcaccagttgcaatgctaaagtctattcgaataatgttagcaatcgctgcatattacgattacgaaatatggcagatggatgtcaaaactgctttcttaaacggcgttttaacagaaactgtgtttatgacacagcctgaaggttttgaggatccaaagaatgctaaaaaggtatgcaagctaaagaagtcaatctacggattgaagcaggcatccaggagctggaatatacgttttgatgaagcagtcagtgactttggtttcatcaagaacgcggacgaatcttgtgtatacaagaaggtcagtgggagcaaaattgctttcctagtattatatgtcgacgacatattgcttatcggaaatgacattcctatgttgaactctgtcaagatttggcttgggaaatgtttttcgatgaaggatctaggagaagcacagtacatattgggcatcaagatttacagagatagatctaaaaagatgattggacttagtcaaagcacttatatcaataaggtgcttgataggttcaagatggcggactccaagcgaggctacctacccatgtctcatggaatgactctaagcaagactcagtgcccaaaaacacttgatgagcgtagacgaatgaatgggattccatatgcatcattgattggttcaataatgtatgctatgatatgtacacgcccggatgttgcgtacgcactcagtgctacgagcagataccagtcagacccaggagaggcgcattggactgctgccaagaacattctgaagtacctgaaaaggcacaaagatgacttcctggtctatggtggagatgatgaattaattgttaaaggctatacggacgcaagtttccaaaccgacaaagatgatttcagatcacagtctgggtttgtcttctgcctcaacggaggagcagtaagctggaaaagtgctaagcaaagcaccattgcggattctacaactgaagcggagtacattgctgcacatgaagcagcaaaggaagctatatggctaaggaagttcataggagaacttggtgtagtcccctccattaaaggaccaatagccctgtattgtgataataacggagctattgcacaggcaaaagagcctagacaccaccagagagtcaagcatgtacttcgtagatttcaccttctacgagagttcgttgaaagaaaagaagtcgagataagcaaaattggaactgatgacaacatatcagatccattaactaaacctctgccgcaagcgaagcacaactcgcacactgcagctatgggaatcaagcatattggagaatggctttgatgtctctgtttaatgttttaaagttttagagtttaaatctttgtaaaacattattggttaatcattcacaataaatgaaaggaattcatttttccatttaatttgtggtttattaaatgatgagtcccttcaaatttgacgatatattcaagatagactgtcaggaccagtcctgtgactaagagatgtctatcaagtgaacttgaatgtcaaaggttgaaaatggtccctaatcggagttttctataaaattggacgcatagaaaacgttagacgattagaatgcaagatgactagtagttctgtttcttgaactatgtggacatggcaatgtcataatcatttgcatagatacttactttgggaagactagtatcggacaagacctatgaaactttactgtaagagatgaaaatctgtcataagtaaatttcattaaattattagacactaaatcctcaatacctgagtgatttgagattacttgtttgagaactgattgctttgacgttgaccaaccgtcgcaccgtaaaaggaggctataaaggcaacgctcaggtaatcacctatcaaacgaagtctaatctcaagatcgcaagattgggattgtcctcccataaatcgggatgagatgcttaaaagttgtacaaggccactcggagagctagaaactgtgaaatgcatggccgtgctcggatgaatcataggctatgattatctgtttatttgatcagttgaactctgaaaccgaggaacacctctggacataataaggatgacaactcttaccttatgttcaagagcaagcatcgagcgacaaaggaattaggaaatgcacacttgtccctaaggacaagtgggagactgaaggaaataatgcccttggtccaagtatgcattctatgttaagtctaataaatgcggttcagtattaattaacaagttaataattcagtgagatcaagtgagctgaatgcctagctagaggccgcttcagttcaagtggaattaatgatattaatccacagcttactcttgactgaacccgtagggtcacacaaatagtacgtaaacggatcaagtatttaatggcattaaatactccatctatgaatattcggaaccgacggatcttggtttcagtgggagctaagatcgtcacaggcaagaaatgaatactccggaaacgatgatattgccggaaacggaaatatggatcgtatcggaaatatgaatattatccaagtcgtagatgttaccggaaacggaaacatggtacgtatcggaaaatattattggaaatggaaatattaccagaatcggaaatattgccggaaacggaaatattgtcagaatcggaaatattgccggaatcggaaaataattccgaaaacggaaatattaaatatttgttcgaaacggaaattaattccggaatcggaaatattaaatattgttcgtatcggaaatagattccggaaatggaaatttaatcggaagcgtatcgtacgaattagcatcggacgaggcctgccggacgaaggcccagcacgaagccaggccgtcgcccagcaagcacgcacgccacaagcccagcgcgcgccaaggccacggatgcgtgggccttgctgcgtgggctgcagctcgcacgcatgggcagcccttgtggctgccgtgtgtgtgtgagtttgagctcatgcgagattcctgaatctgcaagagtcagtgtatgattaaatgtctattcctattggataaattgattaagtagaattcatgtagaattctaattccaattaattcgcatcctactaggattacgattccttttccataactctataaataaaggcctaggggtcataatttatacacaagtttcaaagtattcaaaagtgagttttttttgagagaaaattcaaacacccatcttgccccaaaagtgccgaattttctgagtaccttaagggcgattctagttggtcaatcttaaggcggatccggacgtgctgtggactttctacggagggacgacacttggagtcctaaaagacttgttcttgttcggttcgggcgcagctagggaaggcacgcaacaaagagtatgcatctaaactatgctaaatgattatgtgtaaataatatgtttcctgggttaatggttgtttccgcatgatctatgtaatgtcatatgtatcataacctaacatctatCTCTTTTTAACTCTTGCTATCTGTGGTGCATGACCTTTGTTTTGTTAGTAAAAAAATATTTGTCTTTGCGGTTATCCACCGTAATCTTGATTTGATACATAGTTTTATTTTGCATCAGATGCTGTCATGTGGATGATCGTGGGACCACTCTTATACCCTTGGAAAACTATTTGAGACCTACGTTGGTCACTTCATTAGATGAAAGAAGAAAGTCAGTGTTAGTTGAATATTCAGATAGAATGAAACACATGTTTGATAACTTGCAAAGGAATTTGATGAGGTTTATATTCATATACGTCTATGGTCTTGCTGGAAAAAGCTTTTAAGTTTCTTTATCTTCAATTAATTCACCGTTTGTCAATTAACCTGGTGGCTGGGGGGGTAAGTTTATAAGCGAGATCTTGGTTCACTTATATCCAGATATGTTTAGTTTACAAATACATATATAAATGGATCaatgtttattttgtttgacAGTTTCTGCCTATTTATGTCTTAATCAGGGGCTCTGGTGTCTTACGCCCTAGATACAAATACATCTATACTTGGGTCATAGTGTCTGgtacttttttatagtttttgccCTGATTTCAAATGTGTTATTGCATGAGAATATAAGTTCCCTAATggttgaaaataaaaatagcgCAAGTAGATTACTAGATTTGTGTCATCTTAGGGGAAACTTATGTGGTTCAGGATAGGATAGGTTACTTAAGATTTGGCTCGTTGTGTCGTTTGGTTGCGGTGGTGGGTTGCCTGTTCTGCTGAGCTAGGTTCCTGAATTTTTTTGAGTCTGATTGGCCTGTTTTTATTATGGTTCTTGTCAGGCTAGCTCTACTATGTTTTCAGGTGCGACATTATGGGTGATATAGGTATTTTACAGATTGTTGTTGGTTTCTGGTGGCTGCACAGTTTCTGCATGAGGATGTTTGTTTTGCAGCTGGAAGGATTGTTGCAGTCAGTCAAAGGTGGTATGCTTCCAGTGATTGACTGTTGCGCAGCTGTTCTGCTCTGTTTGGCTGTTGTTGGCAGTGTTTCAGGTGTGGTGTTGCTGCATGGGGGTAGTGGTTGTCACTGCTTGTTTGTTGTCAACCATAAAGTATATTGGGAATTGTACATCAGGTATTGTTGGATCTGTTCTGCATTCTTTATTGTTTTAAACAATTTCGTAAGTTTGTGACTTTTACTCTTTGCATTCATTTGTTTAGTTTTCTTCTGGCTTGTCTAACACTGCTCATGTCTTTGTAGTCCATATGTTAGGTTAACCAGCACTAGGACGAAGATCAATGGCGAGTCTTCTTTCATGGAGATCTCAACCAACAGCCATAAAGACGAGAGATTATCGCCTTTTAACTCGACTTATGCAGTGAGGTTTAAAGAGGATATAAAGAGGTGGGCGAGAGGCGGTGTGAGATATGCAACCATTGTAGTAGCTCTTGTGATCTACATAAGGGTGGTGGTTTTGGGGAATTTTTgtgtaattgatttttttttccgctCAACTCCTTTTCTCGGGGTTTTCTCCCCTAATCGCTCTGCTTGTTTGCTAATTTTGTTATgatatttgattttcatatcTTGGGGGACCGCGCGCGCTAGCGcgtggtccaacaactagttaatCGCAAATGCCATAACATATCGAAGGAATAGTAAAGTACAATACACAACTTATTCTTGAAAAATAAAAGGTTGTGTATCTGAAAACACATATTTTCCGACCACCtcacaaatacaaaatccaaaaacacAATTTTTGTATTTGGCAACACTAGTTTGTTTCCCATACCGAACTAAGTACCCGAGCAGTTAAGTCGTGCTTTATCCAACCCGACCCATTACCATTTTTAATCCAATCCCAATTTCCCATAGAATAGGATACCAATAATCGAATTGCTTCCAAACTCTTTATTGTGGGTATTTGGGTGGTCAATAATAGGACGCACTAATAATCCCATAATAACTCGTTAATTAACTGGATGCCCAAATTTGACATGTCGATTAACCTCAGTCAAACCATTGAACCTGGCCCACACGCACACATCCGTTCCAGTTTCTACTAAAACCAACTCACACCCACCGAAACCCACAGACCAATCAATCCCCTCCACGTGCTCAACCTCCTAATCTCTCCCCTGCTGTCACCTATTAAAATCCAACCCACCAGTAACTTTAACCCTTCCCTACAGTACGAGTTACGATTAAAACGTTGTTAATCTTAGGTACACATTTGATAATTTACACAAATACCccccatttatttattttaggcgTTGAACACTTGAACACTTGAACATTTCATTTCCTTCTTATCTTCCTCCTATccttaaaatataaatataaatttaaaaataaataaaatttgaaaattttctgtCATTTTACATTTCTTAGATTTTGGACAGAGTTtagaagagaggagagagaagaagataaacaggattcttcttcttctccttctccttccttCTTCAACAAACCCATAAAAAACCCAGCTCCTTTTAGGGTTTACTATAggaaatttcaaattaatttatattaaaattatcctaaaaaagttcaatttaattaattatttacatAAATGAAGAATATGAGCAGAGATTTGTTCGATCCAAGAACTGTGATGGATTCGGAATATGATAGGTCTGCGAAAGAGGGAAATTTCGCGTTCGCCTTCAATGACAGCAATTTCTCGGACCGGGTTCTTCGGATCGAGATTATGGCTGGGCCGTCTTATTCTAAATCCGATGCTGATGGTTGTTGTAGCCTCTTTGATTGGGCTCGTAATCGCAAGCGTAGGCGTGAGGATTTGAAGAAGGATGTTCAAATTGATAATGACACTATTGAGGGTTTGTTCCTCTTTCCATTTTTTATGTTCGTTCTTCATTTCTGCTTTtactttttgaatttgaattgggAGGTTTCTAGGTCTTAAATTGGTTGTTCATTTCCATATTGTGAACGTTTGGTGTAAAATAATATGTGGGGACCATTTTGATTGGTGCGATTTGGGATTAATTGCTGCTAATATTGATTGAATTAGAGTGGTTTTGTGAATTTAGGGAACATTTTATTTCTGTTCAATTCAGGTTTTTCTAGCTTATGCAAAATTTACTCTTTATAAATGCGAAATTTACCATATACATACAATCTGTGGATTTTGAGTGATTTGGGAGGAACTAGTTTGTTTCTCATGGATGGAGGGACGTTGTTCGAACCAAGAAATGGGAGAGTTTATGTTAGCTAGCCATAAGCTGCTGGTTAGTCTGTTATGTGATAGATATATGTAAAATACAGTATATGATATAATGTAATATAGAATGTTGCTTCTTGGGGCCATTTTGATTGGCGTGATTAGGGATTAAGTTGTAGCTAAAGTTGTGTGAAATTGTTCGAATTTAGAGTTGTTTTGTGAATTAGGGGAACATTTCAGGTTTTTCCATATTCCAACTTAATGGAGTTAATGTTCATATGAGGATATTGCCGTGTCTTATATGCATCGATTAAATGAATAACGAAAGAAAACATAACGTAAAGAGGGGTGGATTCTGAGTGATTTGGAAGAAATAAATTTGTATCTCATTGATCCTGGGGGTGTTGTTTGAACCAAGAAACGTGGAGTTCATGTTAGCTTCCTATAAGCTGCTGCTCAGTTTTTGATGTGATGATATATGTAATATTTTGATACTTCTTGGTGTGGGTAGCTAGAAATTGCTTTTTCTTTGGGGACATATAAGGGTCTCGCCTCAGACATTGGTTCCGTTGATGAGTTGATCAGCCTCGCGTGAAAACTTAGGTGATTGAAGGGGTGAGGACTCCAGGTACCACATAGTAGTCTTAAGCAACCATTCTGATTTTAGCTACCTCCTTCGTTGCTATATTCATGACATTGTATTTTGTGTGATGTCTTGCAAGAATTAAATAGTATTCGGAATGGGACCAGCAGAGTACTGTTTATCTTGGTTAATGTATAAGTGTGGGTTTGAAGGTCTGAACTTGTTTGAGTGTCTTTTTTCATGTATGTATGACATTGTTAAAGCAAAGGGGTTCTTGCATTTACGATGCTACGCTTTAGGTTAATAGTACTTCAGTGAACATAGAACGTAAAGAGAAAACGATAAGGATCTTAGGTTGGGATTTGGGAATACTTACGGTCGTTTTCTTTAGTATAttctgcagaaccattttttctaAAAGAATTTGTCAAGTATGTACCTTGACAATGAATATCATTAACTGGATGGTGTTTTAGATCTGTGAATAGTATTATCCGTTTCAGGGATATCCATGTGGTCATTGTTAACGTATGTTAGAGCATGTTTATTAAACACAAGAGTTTGAACTTCaacctaataaaatataatattttttcttttctctcttccCAACACCAACAACATTTAACAAATTAACGGCATTTATCAAACACCATCTCTAAAATGTCACTTTGCAAttgaaaacaaataaataatattgtTTGGTCCCCCAATATGCCCACTTGTCAAGCTCTCCATGCATgaaattggttttccatttggtGTTTATGAAAAATTGAACATCAATTCTTAAATGGTTTCACTCTCTTTattcctttctctctcatccctttacctattttattgtttttgattcAATTATCTCTCTTGAATACCAAAGGTTGGTGTTTGATAAACATGTTCTTATGTTTCTCATCAGGTGAAGATGTTACTGTGGGTCCCGAGGAGCAGGTTTTGCATCAATCTGACGGCGACGATGTTTTAGCCTGTGAAAATGATGATGAGGAAGCCGTTGCGATGATTGAAGAATTACCTTCAGGTGCTTGAATTTTCTGAATCTTCTCTGTACAATTTCTGTTCTGCATTGAAGttcatttatttggaaataaataatTGTCAAATTTGAGACTGCAGATATTTGTTTGCGTAAGGATTGAACAAAGTGTAGTTGGCCTTTTTCAGTTATAAGGTTAAACCCAACAATCTGACACAGAGTctagtttataaaaaaatcgTTGACTTTTGAGCTTATATTCATGATTTTCTATACATCTCCGTGGTCTTTGCTGAGATTGCTGCTCTGAAGTCTCCATTAAAATCTAAATGTAGGCACCTGATATATATGAATGCTTAATTCAGATACAACAATTGATGGGGTTGGTAATTTGGTATCACCCTTTGGCTGAGCACTCGAGCTGCTAAAATTGTACTACGTAACATGCAACAGATGGTGTTTTTCCATTACATAAAAACTCTGTTATTCCAATAATAACTGCCTTAATCCCTATTGCATCAATGCACAGCTTTCCTTCTGAGAACCCTTTCTAATATGGTGGAAGGATTttctgtttattttttattttactgtTATAGCTGTACTTTAGGAACTTTAACAAGATGATCTCTCTTGTACAACTCTTTTCATCGAAGGTCCGCAGGCCTGCCTCTGGAGGGTGGAGCTGAAGCAGTAACCCCGCTCCTGGAATATTTATCTTTCTATAAAACCTATATTGTCAAGAAAATTCTTCCCTCTTTTCTTTTTATGAATTACTTTGTTTGTTCTAGTCGTACTCTGCAGTGTAGGTTGTTATAATTAAAGTTTGTTTTGTGACTGTATAGGAGACGAAGGAACAAATAGCAATGATTCATTATGGAGCATGGAATGTTCGACAATCGTGAGCGTCAAAACCTTGCATATCAGCTCTCCTATCTTAGCTGCCAAAAGTCCATTTTTCTACAAGGTAGCTTGAATTGTCTCCTTCAAAAGTCAAATGGTCTTGGCTACAGCCTACTTATGGTTATTCTAATTGGTGATTTCTTATGTCTTTTACTCTTTATTCTGGTGCAGCTATTCTCAAACGGCATGAGGGAGTCTGAACAGAGGCATGTGACTTTGCGTATTAATGCATCTGGTACGCTGTCAAACTTTACTTGTCGGTTTATTATCCAGCTTCTTTTGATGTTTGGTATATGTGCATGTCAGTGAAATGTTTCTACCCGTCCTCATTCTGTATTGTTTGTTGACCAACCATCTGTCTTTGAAGTGAAAGATTAACTtcccattttaattatttagaaatatatataaagaaaagaaattgaGGGAAGCATATTGAATCTACTTGCCATGTACTTGGTAATTGTTAGGATTATTATCTCACAGTTTGCTGCTGCTTTTTTTTGTAACAGAGGAAGATGCTCTTAATGAGCTTCTGAACTTCATGTACAACAACACCTTATCTGCAAATACGGCTCCAGCTTTGCTGGATGTATTAATGGCTGCTGATAAGTTTGAGGTTGCTTCATGTATGAGATATTGTAGTCGTCAGCTGCGTAATTTGCCCATGAACCCCGAGTCTGCTCTACTCTATCTTGATCTTCCATCCAGTGTTTTAATGGCTGAAGCAGTTCAGCCATTGACAGATGCAGCTAAGCAGTACCTTGCCGAACGTTACAAGGATATTACCAAGTATGCTTCTGATCACTTCTGAAGAATGTAGAATTTAGGCAAATCTGCTTCAACTATGAGATCCGTTATGATTGCTACTTTCTTGCATGAATGATCATCTAgctaatatttatgtttgatgaaatGTCTCTCATGTGAGGTTTTTTTCTGAAGGTTCCAAGAAGAGGTCATGGGTTTACCCATTGCTGGAATCGAGGCTATTCTTGCCAGCGATGATCTTCAGGTGGCATCGGAGGATGCAGTTTATGACTTTGTCTTAAAGTGGTCCAGATCTCAGTACCCAAAACTGGAAGAACGGCGCGAAATCCTAGCCTCCCATCTTGCTCGATACATACGGTTTCCATACATGACATGCCGGAAGTTGAGGAAGGTTCTAAGCTGTCCAGACTTTGATCACGAGGTGTCATCCAAGCTTGTCCTTGAGGCACTCTTCTTTAAGGCAGAGGCCCCACATCGGCAACGGATACTTGCTGCAGAAGAATCAGCTTCCACAAACCGCCGCTTTTTAGAACGGGCTTACAAGTATCGTCCTGTTAAGGTGGTTGAGTTTGAACTTCCTCGACAGCAGTGTGTTGTGTACTTGGATTTGAAGAGGGAGGAGTGCGCAAATCTGTTCCCATCTGGGCGAGTGTATTCTCAAGCATTCCACTTAGGTGGGCAGGG contains these protein-coding regions:
- the LOC110788750 gene encoding uncharacterized protein isoform X5 — protein: MRMFVLQLEGLLQSVKGGMLPVIDCCAAVLLCLAVVGSVSGVVLLHGGSGCHCLFVVNHKVYWELYISPYVRLTSTRTKINGESSFMEISTNSHKDERLSPFNSTYAVRFKEDIKRWARGGVRYATIVVALVIYIRVVVLGNFCVIDFFFRSTPFLGVFSPNRSACLLILL
- the LOC110790262 gene encoding BTB/POZ domain-containing protein POB1, coding for MKNMSRDLFDPRTVMDSEYDRSAKEGNFAFAFNDSNFSDRVLRIEIMAGPSYSKSDADGCCSLFDWARNRKRRREDLKKDVQIDNDTIEGEDVTVGPEEQVLHQSDGDDVLACENDDEEAVAMIEELPSGDEGTNSNDSLWSMECSTIVSVKTLHISSPILAAKSPFFYKLFSNGMRESEQRHVTLRINASEEDALNELLNFMYNNTLSANTAPALLDVLMAADKFEVASCMRYCSRQLRNLPMNPESALLYLDLPSSVLMAEAVQPLTDAAKQYLAERYKDITKFQEEVMGLPIAGIEAILASDDLQVASEDAVYDFVLKWSRSQYPKLEERREILASHLARYIRFPYMTCRKLRKVLSCPDFDHEVSSKLVLEALFFKAEAPHRQRILAAEESASTNRRFLERAYKYRPVKVVEFELPRQQCVVYLDLKREECANLFPSGRVYSQAFHLGGQGFFLSAHCNMDQQSSFHCFGLFLGMQEKGSVTFAVDYEFAARSKPTEEFQSKYKGNYTFMGGKAVGYRNLFGIPWTSFMAEDSLYFINGILHLRAELTIRH
- the LOC110788750 gene encoding uncharacterized protein isoform X4, translated to MCLTSFCMRMFVLQLEGLLQSVKGGMLPVIDCCAAVLLCLAVVGSVSGVVLLHGGSGCHCLFVVNHKVYWELYISPYVRLTSTRTKINGESSFMEISTNSHKDERLSPFNSTYAVRFKEDIKRWARGGVRYATIVVALVIYIRVVVLGNFCVIDFFFRSTPFLGVFSPNRSACLLILL
- the LOC110788750 gene encoding uncharacterized protein isoform X3 — encoded protein: MGDIGILQIVVGFWWLHSFCMRMFVLQLEGLLQSVKGGMLPVIDCCAAVLLCLAVVGSVSGVVLLHGGSGCHCLFVVNHKVYWELYISPYVRLTSTRTKINGESSFMEISTNSHKDERLSPFNSTYAVRFKEDIKRWARGGVRYATIVVALVIYIRVVVLGNFCVIDFFFRSTPFLGVFSPNRSACLLILL
- the LOC110788750 gene encoding uncharacterized protein isoform X2, which produces MCLTRCDIMGDIGILQIVVGFWWLHSFCMRMFVLQLEGLLQSVKGGMLPVIDCCAAVLLCLAVVGSVSGVVLLHGGSGCHCLFVVNHKVYWELYISPYVRLTSTRTKINGESSFMEISTNSHKDERLSPFNSTYAVRFKEDIKRWARGGVRYATIVVALVIYIRVVVLGNFCVIDFFFRSTPFLGVFSPNRSACLLILL
- the LOC110788750 gene encoding uncharacterized protein isoform X1, translating into MCLTRCCHVDDRGTTLIPLENYLRPTLVTSLDERRNFCMRMFVLQLEGLLQSVKGGMLPVIDCCAAVLLCLAVVGSVSGVVLLHGGSGCHCLFVVNHKVYWELYISPYVRLTSTRTKINGESSFMEISTNSHKDERLSPFNSTYAVRFKEDIKRWARGGVRYATIVVALVIYIRVVVLGNFCVIDFFFRSTPFLGVFSPNRSACLLILL